The following coding sequences lie in one Phragmites australis chromosome 8, lpPhrAust1.1, whole genome shotgun sequence genomic window:
- the LOC133927191 gene encoding uncharacterized protein LOC133927191 isoform X3, with protein sequence MASAYASPRTTQELLDALTAHLSLYHAASPSPAPSSSSSPRAAILRWLASLPPAARAAAATSLLSPVAAAALLSMLRRLRLRGHSSFFVLHPSSSREDGPTVLSRLSRGLLARAAARSRAHALLFSNILLFPSSPASSRSPDAITVAEALLADLDAFVAAMDEISGGRFLCCGEGEVDLATLACEDFPELPWLNAKGYYVIVEFVANRVEIALRMVWAAAGGGGGRKTARVGNGVKEKAGLAANAFWREKGYVDWWMKLEPRVRARIMGAFFGKGAMALANEIVEGSDIASSDKFCFCLGEPGLFIADTSCEHTRQSFFRKNRPVSIDAANILSCKKKPIFAKELKRLQLVLEIVCLKSNIICCGGDAIFFTSLASACTVPGDILMKLCGLLMVVSTESINLELIGDGASEASKKDVEKTSGGTRKGKKKSNSSKKLTASSKQSKDNGCSSSETRNCRVLPNQCAPSVGPASEEIPCREIAPTIKVGQTVRLDDCKNQCNKKKNKRKGKTKLSNLMRPENPGSSKLKAVVPHAAREALHKPIEEVDVSPHLPSHAHPSQIEIPEAVSCSDSSILLNGTNVKASRNNTKLDDTLYSPRIISSVTAERFQSAHESHAFNMNDQATPYISQNESMVQSSPCIPSRGDDVSSDKVCGNSIDSVRSAQDKSGCDDKHVDRKSVMTTDKILPSVIPANMLQSAISDNGAVMKNSGGEYYAYNRNLPGGTSYEWPSVTPPHFVSPEMQQRPAAADRLHLDVGYKWPTQFNQPFLPANHQLRNPPIEAGCSQVLPSLAVPLSLDWPPVFRGYGKPSQNGALSYDPLYTPQMQSSAWSGFPSQLMQRGGICSDKDRKYFGDSDAGDDTESYWFSEEESDGRAHSGRDINQYFGGGLMYWSPAEHAGTGFSRPPSLSSDDSAWAWHEADVLRVVDDVANAIPSTYANGVSSPPSTPSCYQNESLDPIAHSITGNDTNNEALHSPSSMQDSPEDKTTSVAKSSSCGSEVVKGDTLPYAMLRPIVVPNISRRSSRSDFKGGHDHRSPCVPSTRRDIPLPRRPPSPVVLSVPHVPRLPPPSPAGVSRKRGFPIVRSGSSSPRHWGMRSLFSEDKIFHRPQFCLDGPEVVWPSWGNKGASAATLVQSIEDTVLQDHLVKISQLSRDQHPDVALPVHPPDMLNGSSHKASFSLMHNALHEEIDQFCKQVAAGNLGRRPYINWAVKRVTRCLQVLWPRSRTNLFGSNATGLALPTSDVDLVVSLPPVRNLEPIKEAGILEGRNGIKETCLQHAARCLTNQDWVRSDSLKTVENTAIPLIMLVADVPCDTNMSSEYSSILDSSQEYSVNVLGEQGSPPRSDTSSSEGSNMQVRELTQQFPAVLPLALILKKFLADRSLDHPYSGGLSSYCLVLLIVRFLQHEHHLGRPINQNLGSLLMDFLYFFGNIFDPRHMRISIQGSGIYLNRERGHSIDPIHIDDPLCPANNVGRNCFRIHQCIKAFADAFAVLENELLQFSAECSMPASSFNILKKIIPSIDSDDL encoded by the exons ATGGCTTCCGCCTACGCCTCGCCGCGCACCACGCAGGAGCTCCTCGACGCCCTCACCGCGCACCTCTCCCTCTACCACGCCGCGAGCCCTAGCCCCgccccgtcctcctcctcgtccccgcGCGCCGCTATCCTCCGGTGGCTCGCCTCCCTGCCCcccgccgcgcgcgccgcggccgccacctccctcctctctcccgTCGCGGCCGCCGCGCTGCTCTCCAtgctccgccgcctccgcctccgggGCCACTCCTCCTTCTTCGTCCTCCACCCCTCCTCCTCGCGCGAGGACGGCCCCACCGTGCTCTCACGCCTTTCCCGCGGCCTCTTagcccgcgccgccgcgcgctCCCGTGCGCACGCGCTCCTCTTCTCCAacatcctcctcttcccctcgtCCCCTGCGTCTTCGCGGAGCCCCGACGCGATCACCGTCGCCGAGGccctcctcgccgacctcgATGCCTTCGTGGCGGCCATGGACGAGATCTCCGGCGGGAGGTTCCTCTGCTGCGGGGAAGGGGAGGTGGACCTGGCCACGCTGGCGTGCGAGGATTTCCCCGAGCTTCCCTGGCTGAATGCGAAGGGGTACTACGTGATCGTGGAGTTTGTGGCCAACAGGGTGGAAATCGCGCTGCGGATGGTGTGGGCGGCGGCAGGGGGAGGTGGAGGGAGGAAGACAGCGAGGGTTGGGAACGGTGTGAAGGAGAAGGCTGGGTTGGCTGCAAACGCGTTCTGGAGGGAGAAGGGTTATGTGGATTGGTGGATGAAGCTGGAGCCTCGGGTGAGAGCAAGGATCATGGGGGCATTCTTCGGGAAAGGTGCAATGGCGCTG GCTAATGAGATTGTTGAAGGATCAGATATTGCTTCAAGCGACAAATTCTGCTTCTGCCTTGGTGAACCAGGATTGTTTATTGCAGACACTTCTTGTGAACATACAAGGCAGTCCTTTTTCAGGAAGAATCGACCTGTTTCCATTGATGCTGCAAACATTCTGTCTTGTAAGAAGAAGCCTATATTTGCTAAAGAGTTGAAAAGACTGCAATTAGTTCTGGAGATAGTGTGTTTGAAGAGCAACATTATTTGCTGTGGTGGTGATGCAATCTTTTTCACTTCATTAGCGTCGGCATGCACTGTTCCTGGTGATATACTGATGAAATTATGCGGGCTCCTCATGGTGGTGTCGACGGAAAGCATAAATCTCGAACTTATTGGGGATGGAGCATCAGAGGCTTCAAAAAAGGACGTTGAAAAGACCAGTGGAGGTACTCGGAAAGGAAAGAAGAAGTCTAACAGCTCAAAAAAGTTAACAGCATCGTCTAAACAATCCAAG GACAATGGATGCAGTAGTTCAGAAACTCGCAATTGTAGGGTTTTACCAAACCAGTGCGCTCCATCTGTTGGACCTGCTTCTGAAGAAATTCCTTGCAGGGAAATTGCACCAACAATAAAGGTG GGGCAAACTGTTCGGTTGGATGACTGCAAGAATCAATGtaacaaaaagaagaacaagaggaaagGGAAAACAAAACTATCAAATCTGATGAGACCTGAGAACCCAGGATCTAGCAAGTTGAAGGCAGTTGTTCCTCATGCTGCTAGAGAAGCCTTACATAAACCTATTGAAGAAGTTGATGTCTCACCTCATCTCCCATCTCATGCCCATCCTTCCCAGATCGAGATCCCTGAAGCAGTTAGTTGTTCTGACTCTTCCATTTTACTTAATGGAACAAATGTAAAAGCCAGCAGAAACAACACAAAACTGGATGACACCTTGTATTCTCCTAGAATCATCTCGTCAGTTACTGCAGAACGTTTTCAGAGTGCCCATGAATCTCATGCCTTCAATATGAATGATCAGGCCACACCATATATTAGTCAAAATGAATCCATGGTTCAGTCATCGCCATGTATACCATCTAGAGGTgatgatgtttcttctgataAGGTGTGCGGAAACTCTATTGACTCAGTAAGATCTGCACAGGATAAATCTGGCTGTGATGATAAACATGTGGATCGTAAATCTGTAATGACAACGGACAAAATTTTACCTTCTGTTATTCCTGCCAACATGCTTCAAAGTGCTATAAGTGACAATGGTGCAGTAATGAAAAATAGTGGAGGTGAATATTATGCATACAACAGAAACCTACCGGGAGGAACATCATATGAATGGCCTAGTGTAACACCACCTCATTTTGTATCTCCTGAAATGCAACAGCGTCCAGCCGCAGCGGACAGGTTGCATCTTGATGTTGGTTACAAATGGCCAACTCAATTCAACCAACCCTTTCTTCCTGCCAACCATCAGTTGAGAAATCCGCCAATTGAGGCTGGATGCAGTCAAGTGTTACCTTCTTTAGCAGTGCCGTTAAGTTTGGATTGGCCTCCTGTTTTTAGAGGTTATGGTAAACCGAGTCAGAATGGTGCTTTAAGTTATGATCCATTGTATACCCCACAGATGCAATCTTCTGCTTGGTCAGGGTTTCCTTCTCAACTAATGCAAAGAGGCGGTATTTGCAGTGACAAAGATAGGAAATATTTTGGTGACAGTGATGCTGGGGATGATACTGAAAGCTACTGGTTTTCTGAAGAAGAATCAGATGGACGTGCACATTCTGGAAGAGATATTAACCAATATTTTGGTGGAGGCCTGATGTATTGGAGTCCTGCAGAACATGCAGGAACTGGTTTTTCTAGGCCACCATCTCTTAGTTCAGATGATAGTGCTTGGGCTTGGCATGAGGCAGATGTTCTACGAGTTGTTGATGACGTGGCTAATGCGATTCCATCTACATATGCAAATGGTGTATCATCACCTCCCTCTACTCCATCCTGTTATCAAAATGAATCTTTGGATCCTATTGCTCACTCAATAACAGGGAATGACACCAATAATGAAGCTTTGCACTCTCCATCTTCCATGCAAGATAGTCCTGAAGATAAAACTACTTCAGTTGCAAAGAGTTCGTCTTGTGGCAGTGAAGTAGTTAAGGGAGATACATTGCCATATGCGATGCTGCGGCCGATAGTTGTTCCTAATATATCACGGAGGTCATCAAGATCTGACTTTAAGGGTGGTCATGATCACAGGAGCCCATGTGTGCCTTCAACCAGGAGGGACATACCTCTTCCAAGAAGACCTCCATCACCAGTAGTACTTAGTGTTCCTCACGTGCCTCGGTTACCACCTCCTTCTCCTGCTGGAGTGTCAAGAAAACGAGGATTCCCGATTGTTAGATCCGGCAGCTCAAGTCCTAGACATTGGGGGATGAGAAGTTTATTTTCGGAAGATAAAATTTTCCATAGGCCTCAGTTTTGCTTGGATGGTCCTGAAGTTGTATGGCCTTCATGGGGAAACAAGGGTGCTTCTGCTGCTACACTGGTGCAATCAATTGAGGATACTGTTTTGCAGGACCACCTTGTTAAGATTTCACAGCTATCTCGTGATCAACAT CCAGATGTGGCATTGCCTGTGCATCCACCAGATATGCTAAATGGTTCATCTCACAAGGCATCCTTCTCTTTGATGCACAATGCTCTACACGAAGAGATAGATCAATTCTGTAAGCAG GTTGCTGCTGGTAATCTGGGGAGGAGGCCCTATATAAATTGGGCTGTCAAAAGAGTCACACGGTGCTTGCAGGTTCTCTGGCCTCGCTCTCGCACAAATCTATTTGGCTCAAATGCCACTGGTTTGGCTCTTCCAACTAGTGATGTTGATCTTGTGGTTTCTCTTCCCCCAGTTCGAAACCTG GAGCCTATTAAAGAAGCTGGAATTTTGGAAGGCCGGAATGGCATCAAGGAAACATGTCTACAG caTGCGGCAAGGTGTCTTACAAACCAAGACTGGGTTAGGAGTGATTCCCTCAAAACGGTTGAAAATACAGCT ATACCTTTGATCATGCTTGTAGCGGATGTACCTTGTGACACAAATATGTCCAGTGAGTATTCTTCCATTCTGGATAGCTCACAAGAATATTCAGTTAATGTGCTTGGAGAACAAGGGAGCCCTCCGCGATCTGATACCTCTAGTTCGGAAGGCAGCAACATGCAG GTCCGTGAGTTGACTCAACAATTTCCAGCGGTTTTACCTCTTGCCTTAATTCTGAAGAAGTTTTTGGCTGACCGGAGTTTGGACCACCCCTATTCAGGTGGCCTAAGCTCTTACTGTTTG GTGCTGTTAATTGTTCGTTTTCTCCAGCATGAGCATCATCTTGGTCGGCCTATTAATCAA AATCTGGGCAGCCTTTTGATGGATTTCTTGTACTTTTTTGG GAACATATTTGATCCACGCCATATGCGTATATCCATCCAAGGGagtggaatttatttgaatcgAGAAAGAGGGCACAG CATTGATCCAATTCACATTGACGATCCACTTTGTCCAGCAAACAATGTGGGCAGGAATTGTTTCCGCATTCACCAATGTATCAAG GCTTTCGCTGATGCTTTTGCTGTTCTAGAGAATGAGCTACTGCAGTTCAGTGCAGAATGTAGCATGCCTGCCTCATCATTCAATATACTAAAGAAAATAATCCCAAGTATTGATTCTGATGACTTGTAG
- the LOC133927191 gene encoding uncharacterized protein LOC133927191 isoform X4, producing the protein MASAYASPRTTQELLDALTAHLSLYHAASPSPAPSSSSSPRAAILRWLASLPPAARAAAATSLLSPVAAAALLSMLRRLRLRGHSSFFVLHPSSSREDGPTVLSRLSRGLLARAAARSRAHALLFSNILLFPSSPASSRSPDAITVAEALLADLDAFVAAMDEISGGRFLCCGEGEVDLATLACEDFPELPWLNAKGYYVIVEFVANRVEIALRMVWAAAGGGGGRKTARVGNGVKEKAGLAANAFWREKGYVDWWMKLEPRVRARIMGAFFGKGAMALANEIVEGSDIASSDKFCFCLGEPGLFIADTSCEHTRQSFFRKNRPVSIDAANILSSSACTVPGDILMKLCGLLMVVSTESINLELIGDGASEASKKDVEKTSGGTRKGKKKSNSSKKLTASSKQSKDNGCSSSETRNCRVLPNQCAPSVGPASEEIPCREIAPTIKVGQTVRLDDCKNQCNKKKNKRKGKTKLSNLMRPENPGSSKLKAVVPHAAREALHKPIEEVDVSPHLPSHAHPSQIEIPEAVSCSDSSILLNGTNVKASRNNTKLDDTLYSPRIISSVTAERFQSAHESHAFNMNDQATPYISQNESMVQSSPCIPSRGDDVSSDKVCGNSIDSVRSAQDKSGCDDKHVDRKSVMTTDKILPSVIPANMLQSAISDNGAVMKNSGGEYYAYNRNLPGGTSYEWPSVTPPHFVSPEMQQRPAAADRLHLDVGYKWPTQFNQPFLPANHQLRNPPIEAGCSQVLPSLAVPLSLDWPPVFRGYGKPSQNGALSYDPLYTPQMQSSAWSGFPSQLMQRGGICSDKDRKYFGDSDAGDDTESYWFSEEESDGRAHSGRDINQYFGGGLMYWSPAEHAGTGFSRPPSLSSDDSAWAWHEADVLRVVDDVANAIPSTYANGVSSPPSTPSCYQNESLDPIAHSITGNDTNNEALHSPSSMQDSPEDKTTSVAKSSSCGSEVVKGDTLPYAMLRPIVVPNISRRSSRSDFKGGHDHRSPCVPSTRRDIPLPRRPPSPVVLSVPHVPRLPPPSPAGVSRKRGFPIVRSGSSSPRHWGMRSLFSEDKIFHRPQFCLDGPEVVWPSWGNKGASAATLVQSIEDTVLQDHLVKISQLSRDQHPDVALPVHPPDMLNGSSHKASFSLMHNALHEEIDQFCKQVAAGNLGRRPYINWAVKRVTRCLQVLWPRSRTNLFGSNATGLALPTSDVDLVVSLPPVRNLEPIKEAGILEGRNGIKETCLQHAARCLTNQDWVRSDSLKTVENTAIPLIMLVADVPCDTNMSSEYSSILDSSQEYSVNVLGEQGSPPRSDTSSSEGSNMQVCSKMNKDDSDIVQSICLDISFKSPSHTGLQTTELVRELTQQFPAVLPLALILKKFLADRSLDHPYSGGLSSYCLVLLIVRFLQHEHHLGRPINQNLGSLLMDFLYFFGNIFDPRHMRISIQGSGIYLNRERGHSIDPIHIDDPLCPANNVGRNCFRIHQCIKAFADAFAVLENELLQFSAECSMPASSFNILKKIIPSIDSDDL; encoded by the exons ATGGCTTCCGCCTACGCCTCGCCGCGCACCACGCAGGAGCTCCTCGACGCCCTCACCGCGCACCTCTCCCTCTACCACGCCGCGAGCCCTAGCCCCgccccgtcctcctcctcgtccccgcGCGCCGCTATCCTCCGGTGGCTCGCCTCCCTGCCCcccgccgcgcgcgccgcggccgccacctccctcctctctcccgTCGCGGCCGCCGCGCTGCTCTCCAtgctccgccgcctccgcctccgggGCCACTCCTCCTTCTTCGTCCTCCACCCCTCCTCCTCGCGCGAGGACGGCCCCACCGTGCTCTCACGCCTTTCCCGCGGCCTCTTagcccgcgccgccgcgcgctCCCGTGCGCACGCGCTCCTCTTCTCCAacatcctcctcttcccctcgtCCCCTGCGTCTTCGCGGAGCCCCGACGCGATCACCGTCGCCGAGGccctcctcgccgacctcgATGCCTTCGTGGCGGCCATGGACGAGATCTCCGGCGGGAGGTTCCTCTGCTGCGGGGAAGGGGAGGTGGACCTGGCCACGCTGGCGTGCGAGGATTTCCCCGAGCTTCCCTGGCTGAATGCGAAGGGGTACTACGTGATCGTGGAGTTTGTGGCCAACAGGGTGGAAATCGCGCTGCGGATGGTGTGGGCGGCGGCAGGGGGAGGTGGAGGGAGGAAGACAGCGAGGGTTGGGAACGGTGTGAAGGAGAAGGCTGGGTTGGCTGCAAACGCGTTCTGGAGGGAGAAGGGTTATGTGGATTGGTGGATGAAGCTGGAGCCTCGGGTGAGAGCAAGGATCATGGGGGCATTCTTCGGGAAAGGTGCAATGGCGCTG GCTAATGAGATTGTTGAAGGATCAGATATTGCTTCAAGCGACAAATTCTGCTTCTGCCTTGGTGAACCAGGATTGTTTATTGCAGACACTTCTTGTGAACATACAAGGCAGTCCTTTTTCAGGAAGAATCGACCTGTTTCCATTGATGCTGCAAACATTCTGTCTT CGTCGGCATGCACTGTTCCTGGTGATATACTGATGAAATTATGCGGGCTCCTCATGGTGGTGTCGACGGAAAGCATAAATCTCGAACTTATTGGGGATGGAGCATCAGAGGCTTCAAAAAAGGACGTTGAAAAGACCAGTGGAGGTACTCGGAAAGGAAAGAAGAAGTCTAACAGCTCAAAAAAGTTAACAGCATCGTCTAAACAATCCAAG GACAATGGATGCAGTAGTTCAGAAACTCGCAATTGTAGGGTTTTACCAAACCAGTGCGCTCCATCTGTTGGACCTGCTTCTGAAGAAATTCCTTGCAGGGAAATTGCACCAACAATAAAGGTG GGGCAAACTGTTCGGTTGGATGACTGCAAGAATCAATGtaacaaaaagaagaacaagaggaaagGGAAAACAAAACTATCAAATCTGATGAGACCTGAGAACCCAGGATCTAGCAAGTTGAAGGCAGTTGTTCCTCATGCTGCTAGAGAAGCCTTACATAAACCTATTGAAGAAGTTGATGTCTCACCTCATCTCCCATCTCATGCCCATCCTTCCCAGATCGAGATCCCTGAAGCAGTTAGTTGTTCTGACTCTTCCATTTTACTTAATGGAACAAATGTAAAAGCCAGCAGAAACAACACAAAACTGGATGACACCTTGTATTCTCCTAGAATCATCTCGTCAGTTACTGCAGAACGTTTTCAGAGTGCCCATGAATCTCATGCCTTCAATATGAATGATCAGGCCACACCATATATTAGTCAAAATGAATCCATGGTTCAGTCATCGCCATGTATACCATCTAGAGGTgatgatgtttcttctgataAGGTGTGCGGAAACTCTATTGACTCAGTAAGATCTGCACAGGATAAATCTGGCTGTGATGATAAACATGTGGATCGTAAATCTGTAATGACAACGGACAAAATTTTACCTTCTGTTATTCCTGCCAACATGCTTCAAAGTGCTATAAGTGACAATGGTGCAGTAATGAAAAATAGTGGAGGTGAATATTATGCATACAACAGAAACCTACCGGGAGGAACATCATATGAATGGCCTAGTGTAACACCACCTCATTTTGTATCTCCTGAAATGCAACAGCGTCCAGCCGCAGCGGACAGGTTGCATCTTGATGTTGGTTACAAATGGCCAACTCAATTCAACCAACCCTTTCTTCCTGCCAACCATCAGTTGAGAAATCCGCCAATTGAGGCTGGATGCAGTCAAGTGTTACCTTCTTTAGCAGTGCCGTTAAGTTTGGATTGGCCTCCTGTTTTTAGAGGTTATGGTAAACCGAGTCAGAATGGTGCTTTAAGTTATGATCCATTGTATACCCCACAGATGCAATCTTCTGCTTGGTCAGGGTTTCCTTCTCAACTAATGCAAAGAGGCGGTATTTGCAGTGACAAAGATAGGAAATATTTTGGTGACAGTGATGCTGGGGATGATACTGAAAGCTACTGGTTTTCTGAAGAAGAATCAGATGGACGTGCACATTCTGGAAGAGATATTAACCAATATTTTGGTGGAGGCCTGATGTATTGGAGTCCTGCAGAACATGCAGGAACTGGTTTTTCTAGGCCACCATCTCTTAGTTCAGATGATAGTGCTTGGGCTTGGCATGAGGCAGATGTTCTACGAGTTGTTGATGACGTGGCTAATGCGATTCCATCTACATATGCAAATGGTGTATCATCACCTCCCTCTACTCCATCCTGTTATCAAAATGAATCTTTGGATCCTATTGCTCACTCAATAACAGGGAATGACACCAATAATGAAGCTTTGCACTCTCCATCTTCCATGCAAGATAGTCCTGAAGATAAAACTACTTCAGTTGCAAAGAGTTCGTCTTGTGGCAGTGAAGTAGTTAAGGGAGATACATTGCCATATGCGATGCTGCGGCCGATAGTTGTTCCTAATATATCACGGAGGTCATCAAGATCTGACTTTAAGGGTGGTCATGATCACAGGAGCCCATGTGTGCCTTCAACCAGGAGGGACATACCTCTTCCAAGAAGACCTCCATCACCAGTAGTACTTAGTGTTCCTCACGTGCCTCGGTTACCACCTCCTTCTCCTGCTGGAGTGTCAAGAAAACGAGGATTCCCGATTGTTAGATCCGGCAGCTCAAGTCCTAGACATTGGGGGATGAGAAGTTTATTTTCGGAAGATAAAATTTTCCATAGGCCTCAGTTTTGCTTGGATGGTCCTGAAGTTGTATGGCCTTCATGGGGAAACAAGGGTGCTTCTGCTGCTACACTGGTGCAATCAATTGAGGATACTGTTTTGCAGGACCACCTTGTTAAGATTTCACAGCTATCTCGTGATCAACAT CCAGATGTGGCATTGCCTGTGCATCCACCAGATATGCTAAATGGTTCATCTCACAAGGCATCCTTCTCTTTGATGCACAATGCTCTACACGAAGAGATAGATCAATTCTGTAAGCAG GTTGCTGCTGGTAATCTGGGGAGGAGGCCCTATATAAATTGGGCTGTCAAAAGAGTCACACGGTGCTTGCAGGTTCTCTGGCCTCGCTCTCGCACAAATCTATTTGGCTCAAATGCCACTGGTTTGGCTCTTCCAACTAGTGATGTTGATCTTGTGGTTTCTCTTCCCCCAGTTCGAAACCTG GAGCCTATTAAAGAAGCTGGAATTTTGGAAGGCCGGAATGGCATCAAGGAAACATGTCTACAG caTGCGGCAAGGTGTCTTACAAACCAAGACTGGGTTAGGAGTGATTCCCTCAAAACGGTTGAAAATACAGCT ATACCTTTGATCATGCTTGTAGCGGATGTACCTTGTGACACAAATATGTCCAGTGAGTATTCTTCCATTCTGGATAGCTCACAAGAATATTCAGTTAATGTGCTTGGAGAACAAGGGAGCCCTCCGCGATCTGATACCTCTAGTTCGGAAGGCAGCAACATGCAGGTGTGCTCAAAAATGAATAAGGACGATTCGGATATTGTGCAGTCAATTTGTCTTGATATAAGTTTCAAATCGCCATCCCACACAGGACTGCAGACTACTGAGTTG GTCCGTGAGTTGACTCAACAATTTCCAGCGGTTTTACCTCTTGCCTTAATTCTGAAGAAGTTTTTGGCTGACCGGAGTTTGGACCACCCCTATTCAGGTGGCCTAAGCTCTTACTGTTTG GTGCTGTTAATTGTTCGTTTTCTCCAGCATGAGCATCATCTTGGTCGGCCTATTAATCAA AATCTGGGCAGCCTTTTGATGGATTTCTTGTACTTTTTTGG GAACATATTTGATCCACGCCATATGCGTATATCCATCCAAGGGagtggaatttatttgaatcgAGAAAGAGGGCACAG CATTGATCCAATTCACATTGACGATCCACTTTGTCCAGCAAACAATGTGGGCAGGAATTGTTTCCGCATTCACCAATGTATCAAG GCTTTCGCTGATGCTTTTGCTGTTCTAGAGAATGAGCTACTGCAGTTCAGTGCAGAATGTAGCATGCCTGCCTCATCATTCAATATACTAAAGAAAATAATCCCAAGTATTGATTCTGATGACTTGTAG